The sequence below is a genomic window from Bradyrhizobium barranii subsp. barranii.
GAGTCTCGCAGAATGCTTTCGAAGTTCTTGCTCCATAGGGCCGGAACCAACAATGACAACGGGTAATTCCGTGCCTTGGATCGCGTCAAGCAGGACGTGCAAACCCTTGTAGTACCGTAGCGCACCAACAAACAGGAAAAACCGATCGCCGATCTGCGCACGCCAATCAGCAAGACGTTCGCTTGGCGCCTCAGGATATGTGGCGCGATCAAGGCCGATCGGAATGACTCTTGCTTTTTGGCAAAATTTGCTGAGCACGTCGCTGGTTGCAAGATAGTTCGGAGAAGTGGCGACGATTTGATCAACGCTTCCTAGCAGGCGCATCATCAAAGGCCTGTAAAGTTTCAATAGCGTACGCTGACGGACAATATCCGAATGATATGTAAGGACTGTGGGCTTCGACACCTGAGTCGCAAAGTGAACGACATCAAGGAAGGGCCACGGGAAATGATAGTGAATGATGTCGGCTTCTCGTGCGAGAGCCGCAAACGTTCTGATTACTGAAAATGAAAAGCCGGTCGAGGCTATTTCAAAGGCAAGTCGCGCGCGGTGGGCGGTATGATTATCGAATACGCTCGGGCCCTTGGGTCCGCTGCAACTAAGGGAAAGCACATCCACCGTATGGCCCAGCAGAGCGGAACCTCGTGCCAATTGATAAATAACTTGCTCGACGCCTCCACATGAGTCTGGAACATACGTCTTGTAAAAGTGAAGAACTCTCACGGCACTTGTGCGCCCTTGGTTGAGATGCTTTCTTTGAATTCGGATGCTTTCTTAGGCAGAATCAAATGATCCGCCCTTAGGGCACTATTTTCAAGACCCTTGAAGAACTCTCTTAGCCGTGACGATATTACGCGGATGTCGAATTCCGTGAGATCGGGGTAGCTGGGGAGGCTGATACCGCTTCTTGAGATGGCTTGCGCCTTAGGAAATTCCAGATTGCTGGCATAGTGCGGAAACGCGTGAACCGGAGGAAATAGCGGCCGGGTCTCCACGGAATTGTTACGAAGATGCAATCGCAGGCTATCGCGAAGCTCCGGCGACACGAGTATTGAGTAGAGCCACCATGAATTTGTTGAATTTGGCGACTCCGCTTGGCGGTTCACAGGAAGATCGGCGAGGTGCTTATCGTACCACGCAGCAAGCTGTCGCTTTCTTTTGAGGACGTAGCCCGCCTGCTCAAGTTGAGCGGTTCCTATCGCAGCGCAAAGGTTGGTCATGCGATAGTTGTAACCGACTGCATCGTGCCAGTACTCTTGCAATGATGACACGGCTTGCGTCTTGAGATGATGAGCCTTCTTGATGGTACCGGCGTCATTGCTAATCACCATGCCGCCTTCACCGGTAGTGATCGTCTTATTTCCAAAAAAGCTGAAAGTAGACACGTCACCGAATGTCCCGACATGCTTACCCCGATACAACGTCCCCAGAGCTTCGGCGCAGTCCTCAATCAACAGAAGTCTGCGCTCGCTGCAGATCTTGGAAATTGCATCCAGCTCACAGGAGGCGCCGTAAAGGTGCACAACCATCACCGCCTTTGTACGAGAGGTAACTGCCCGTTCTACAGCTGATGGGTCAACCTGCCAGGTACCTTCGATAGAGTCGACGAACACAGGCATTGCGCCGGTCTGAACAATCGTGTTTGCCGAAGCAACATAAGTCAGCGTCGGTACAATTACCTCGTCCCCCGGGCCGATTCCGATTGCT
It includes:
- a CDS encoding glycosyltransferase family 4 protein; translation: MRVLHFYKTYVPDSCGGVEQVIYQLARGSALLGHTVDVLSLSCSGPKGPSVFDNHTAHRARLAFEIASTGFSFSVIRTFAALAREADIIHYHFPWPFLDVVHFATQVSKPTVLTYHSDIVRQRTLLKLYRPLMMRLLGSVDQIVATSPNYLATSDVLSKFCQKARVIPIGLDRATYPEAPSERLADWRAQIGDRFFLFVGALRYYKGLHVLLDAIQGTELPVVIVGSGPMEQELRKHSARLNLPGVHFLGWLPDEDKVALIRLCLAVVFPSHLRSEAFGISLVEGAMFGKPLISSEIGTGTTFVNIHGETGLVVPPNDADAFRRAMIYLAGNPIEAERMGQNAGLRYQGLFRAEQMVARYTALYHELWTASAARR
- a CDS encoding DegT/DnrJ/EryC1/StrS family aminotransferase — encoded protein: MGVTNYPIYRPYLTGKERQYVTECFDSSWISSRGHFIQRFESEFADFVGVRHATSVCNGTAALHLAMLAIGIGPGDEVIVPTLTYVASANTIVQTGAMPVFVDSIEGTWQVDPSAVERAVTSRTKAVMVVHLYGASCELDAISKICSERRLLLIEDCAEALGTLYRGKHVGTFGDVSTFSFFGNKTITTGEGGMVISNDAGTIKKAHHLKTQAVSSLQEYWHDAVGYNYRMTNLCAAIGTAQLEQAGYVLKRKRQLAAWYDKHLADLPVNRQAESPNSTNSWWLYSILVSPELRDSLRLHLRNNSVETRPLFPPVHAFPHYASNLEFPKAQAISRSGISLPSYPDLTEFDIRVISSRLREFFKGLENSALRADHLILPKKASEFKESISTKGAQVP